A region from the Panicum hallii strain FIL2 chromosome 1, PHallii_v3.1, whole genome shotgun sequence genome encodes:
- the LOC112872592 gene encoding probable F-box protein At2g36090 codes for MAMTTATTLEDLPADVLACALRRLDGRSLAAASCATAGLRALAADPETWRALCLARWPSLLQARPGLLLGAAVPPRRLFADAFPFPCLPADDNAAPAAAPDLQQQLPAELVSAVDVYHGGAPLLSRVVETPASSSWFLTSPFRVDAVECGSPAPAGPSLGRGVSPAELELSWVVVDPRAGRAVNVSSRRPVAVDRHWYTGEALVRYAVVLGGCKFEATVTCSEEAWSIREISLAAEDADGAAVSGEGTLRLLAAAMAGPRKGGEEQEEAAKRRYEEFLRSKRGRKESKARKEVLVDLCCSAVSAVALLSFIAAVVLR; via the coding sequence ATGGCGATGACGACCGCCACCACCTTGGAGGACCTCCCCGCCGACGTGCTGGCCTGCGCGCTGCGCCGCCTCGACGGCCGCTCCCTGGCCGCCGCCAGCTGCGCCACCGCGGGACTCCGGGCGCTGGCAGCCGACCCGGAGACGTGGCGCGCGCTCTGCCTCGCGCGCTGGCCCTCGCTGCTGCAAGCCCGCCCCGGCCTCCTCCTCGGCGCGGCCGTCCCGCCGCGGCGCCTCTTCGCCGACGCCTTCCCGTTCCCCTGCCTACCAGCGGACGAtaacgccgcccccgccgccgcgcctgatCTCCAGCAGCAGCTCCCCGCCGAGCTCGTCTCGGCCGTGGACGTGTACCACGGCGGCGCGCCGCTGCTCTCCCGCGTCGTCGAGACCCCCGCGTCGTCGTCCTGGTTCCTCACGTCGCCGTTCCGCGTCGACGCCGTGGAGTGCGGGAGCCCCGCGCCCGCCGGTCCCAGCCTCGGCCGCGGCGTATCCCCCGCGGAGCTCGAGCTGAGCTGGGTCGTGGTCGAcccccgcgccggccgcgcGGTCAACGTGTCCAGCCGCCGGCCCGTGGCCGTCGACAGGCACTGGTACACGGGCGAGGCGCTGGTGCGCTACGCGGTGGTGCTCGGCGGCTGCAAGTTCGAGGCCACCGTCACCTGCTCCGAGGAGGCGTGGAGCATCAGGGAGATCAGCCTGGCGGCCGAGGACGCCGACGGCGCGGCCGTCAGCGGCGAGGGCACCCTGCGGCTCctcgcggcggcgatggcggggcccaggaagggaggggaggagcaggaggaggcAGCCAAGCGGAGGTACGAGGAGTTCTTGAGGAGCAAGAGGGGCAGGAAGGAGTCCAAGGCCAGGAAGGAGGTGCTCGTCGACCTCTGCTGCTCCGCCGTCAGCGCCGTCGCCCTTCTCAGCTTCATCGCCGCCGTCGTGCTCCGGTAG